From the genome of Denticeps clupeoides chromosome 4, fDenClu1.1, whole genome shotgun sequence, one region includes:
- the sppl2 gene encoding signal peptide peptidase-like 2, with the protein MRVATWLLWAAWWLEQALGEYGMAHFSEKGKVRGKDYCIFFNSQWARLPQDLKKASRIQTFDLTASVLCSPSEVPDGGFPNRIPMVLRGNCTFYEKVRLAQINGARGILIVSKDKLTPPAGNKTQYEEIDIPVALLSYTDMLDISKTFGEGREVAMYAPNEPALDYNMVIIFLMAVGTVAIGGYWAGSRDIKKRYMKHKRDDSAEKQDEETVDVTPIMICVFVVMCCTMLVLLYYFYDHLVYVIIGTFCLASSVSLHSCLWPFVRRIPFGACRIPENNLPYCHKRPQVRMLLLSLFCIGVSATWCVFRNEDQWAWVLQDALGIAFCLYMLKTIRLPTFKACTLLLVVLFVYDVFFVFITPFFTKSGESIMVEVAAGPTNSSTHEKLPMVLKVPRLNSSPLALCDRPFSLLGFGDILVPGLLVAYCHRFDILMQSSRIYFVACTIGYGIGLLITFVALALMEMGQPALLYLVPCTLLTSLAVALWRKELPLFWTGSGFVPPPIIMAPINPTQTPGPPTKAESQAPEAANQDEAPPPSPHPAPEEPSQPKHEVPKPE; encoded by the exons ATGAGGGTCGCGACGTGGCTGCTCTGGGCGGCCTGGTGGCTTGAACAG GCTCTTGGCGAATACGGCATGGCGCACTTCAGTGAGAAGGGAAAGGTCAGGGGAAAGGATTACTGTATATTTTTCAACTCCCAGTGGGCACGTTTACCCCAAGACCTCAAAAAAGCG TCTCGAATCCAGACCTTCGATCTGACCGCCTCGGTGCTCTGCTCCCCGTCGGAGGTGCCCGATGGCGGCTTCCCCAACCGCATCCCCATGGTACTGAGGGGCAACTGCACCTTCTATGAGAAGGTCAGGCTCGCACAGATCAACGGTGCTCGGGGTATCCTCATAGTCAGCAAGGACAAGCTG ACCCCTCCAGCTGGAAACAAGACTCAGTACGAGGAGATTGACATTCCGGTCGCTCTGCTCAGCTACACCGACATGCTGGACATCAGCAAG ACGTTCGGAGAAGGGAGAGAGGTGGCCATGTATGCCCCAAACGAGCCGGCGCTGGACTACAACATGGTGATCATCTTCTTGATGGCGGTGGGCACTGTGGCCATCGGCGGCTACTGGGCAGGCAGCAGGGACATCAAAAA GCGCTACATGAAACACAAGAGGGACGACAGTGCGGAGAAGCAGGACGAGGAGACTGTGGACGTGACACCCATCATGATCTGCGTGTTCGTGGTCATGTGCTGCACGATGCTGGTGCTCCTGTACTACTTCTACGACCACCTGG TGTACGTGATCATTGGGACGTTCTGTTTGGCCTCATCTGTCAGCCTCCACAGCTGCCTGTGGCCCTTTGTGCGCAGAATCCCTTTTGGAGCGTGCAG GATTCCTGAAAACAACCTGCCATACTGCCACAAGCGGCCTCAGGTGCGCATGCTGCTCCTCTCGCTCTTCTGTATCGGGGTTAGCGCCACCTGGTGTGTGTTCCGCAACGAGGACCA GTGGGCGTGGGTGCTGCAGGATGCCCTGGGAATCGCCTTCTGTCTCTACATGCTGAAGACAATCAGACTGCCAACATTCAAG GCTTGCACGTTACTGTTGGTGGTCCTGTTTGTCTATGACGTTTTCTTTGTGTTCATAACACCTTTCTTTACCAAG AGTGGGGAAAGTATCATGGTAGAGGTAGCGGCTGGTCCAACAAATTCCTCCACCCATGAGAAG CTGCCGATGGTTCTCAAAGTCCCCCGACTCAACTCGTCACCTCTGGCCCTGTGTGACCGGCCCTTCTCTTTGCTTGGTTTTGGGGACATCCTAGTTCCAG GCCTGCTCGTAGCCTATTGTCATAGGTTTGACATTCTCATGCAGTCGTCCCGGATCTATTTTGTGGCCTGCACTATAG GTTACGGCATCGGCCTGCTCATCACGTTCGTGGCTCTGGCTCTGATGGAGATGGGCCAGCCCGCCCTTCTGTACCTGGTGCCTTGCACTCTCCTCACCAGCCTGGCGGTGGCGCTGTGGCGCAAGGAGTTGCCTTTGTTCTGGACAGGAAGTGGATTTGTG CCTCCTCCTATCATCATGGCACCAATCAACCCCACCCAAACTCCAGGACCTCCCACCAAAGCAGAGTCTCAGGCCCCcgaagcagccaatcaggacgaGGCTCCGCCTCCCAGTCCTCATCCCGCCCCTGAGGAGCCCTCTCAGCCTAAACACGAAGTTCCCAAACCCGAGTGA